The Puniceicoccales bacterium genome contains a region encoding:
- the tsaD gene encoding tRNA (adenosine(37)-N6)-threonylcarbamoyltransferase complex transferase subunit TsaD, whose product MNIIGIESSCDDSCVAVFSKKSGIIFERKLSQLAIHKRFGGVVPELAARAHMDNFAPLLYELKKNGCLDERFRVAVTYGPGLAASLSLGVAFAHTLAAIFRADVCGVNHLRGHAFSPFMSIYHARIDDFLPHLGLLASGGNTILFEIRSDLEIYVIAETVDDAAGEAFDKGAKLLGLRYPGGPEIEKLAMEGEPDAFHFPRAFSNKDEMKFSFSGLKTSLRYMLEKITDDDVFASELPNICASYEAALVEPLIDKVEVALAEKTYNSMGVSGGVSNNLLLRNRLDKLSKASETMLLLPEPRHAEDNAAMIAFAAHVDRAHTAIDIETFNSSLKICD is encoded by the coding sequence GCGTAAACTGTCGCAACTGGCTATACATAAACGATTTGGTGGTGTGGTTCCGGAATTGGCTGCCAGGGCTCATATGGACAATTTTGCGCCGCTACTCTATGAATTAAAAAAAAATGGATGTTTGGATGAAAGGTTCAGAGTGGCAGTTACCTACGGACCGGGGTTAGCAGCTTCATTGAGTCTTGGTGTGGCTTTTGCGCACACATTGGCGGCCATATTTCGAGCGGATGTGTGTGGGGTAAATCATTTGCGTGGCCATGCATTTTCGCCATTTATGTCGATATATCATGCGCGGATAGATGATTTTTTGCCGCATTTGGGTCTATTGGCCTCGGGAGGAAATACCATTTTATTTGAAATTCGGAGTGATTTGGAAATTTATGTGATTGCTGAGACCGTCGATGATGCGGCCGGAGAGGCCTTTGATAAAGGTGCTAAGTTGTTGGGCCTGAGATATCCTGGAGGGCCAGAGATAGAAAAATTAGCCATGGAAGGTGAGCCCGATGCTTTCCATTTTCCCAGGGCATTTTCAAACAAAGATGAGATGAAATTTAGTTTTTCTGGGCTGAAAACCAGTCTTCGATATATGTTGGAAAAAATTACCGATGATGATGTGTTCGCCAGTGAATTGCCAAATATCTGCGCAAGCTATGAGGCAGCGCTGGTGGAGCCGTTGATTGATAAGGTGGAAGTGGCGTTGGCTGAAAAAACCTACAATAGCATGGGTGTTTCCGGTGGAGTATCCAATAATTTGCTACTGCGCAACAGGTTAGATAAATTGTCCAAGGCCAGCGAAACGATGCTACTTTTGCCAGAGCCGAGGCATGCCGAGGACAATGCTGCTATGATTGCTTTTGCGGCGCATGTGGATAGGGCGCATACGGCGATTGACATTGAAACCTTTAATAGTTCTTTAAAAATTTGTGATTGA